Proteins encoded together in one Pseudomonadota bacterium window:
- a CDS encoding DNA-binding response regulator encodes MKEKILVVDDEESMVDVIRYSLEKAGYLVCSASDGEEALRVAREEKPNLVVLDLMLPRLDGYEVCKIMCVEFGMPIIMLTAKDDEVDKVVGLEVGADDYLTKPFSPRELVARVRAHLRRDKRRAPQEAPNEMRFGELSINFDRREVHLGPRRIDLTPREFDVLSHLSQNANKVVTRESLLDKVWGYDYYGEDRIVNVTIARLREKIETDAAHPRYVTTVRGAGYLFQKPDDTPRS; translated from the coding sequence ATGAAAGAGAAGATCCTGGTCGTCGACGACGAGGAGAGCATGGTCGACGTGATCCGCTACAGCCTCGAGAAGGCGGGCTATCTCGTGTGCTCGGCCAGTGACGGCGAAGAAGCGCTGCGGGTCGCCCGCGAGGAGAAGCCCAACCTCGTCGTGCTCGACCTCATGCTCCCGCGTCTCGACGGGTACGAGGTCTGCAAGATCATGTGCGTCGAGTTCGGCATGCCCATCATCATGCTCACCGCCAAGGACGACGAGGTCGACAAGGTGGTGGGGCTCGAAGTGGGGGCCGACGACTACCTCACCAAGCCCTTCAGCCCCCGCGAGCTTGTGGCGAGGGTGCGGGCGCACCTTCGTCGCGACAAGCGCAGAGCGCCGCAAGAAGCACCCAACGAGATGCGCTTCGGAGAGCTCTCCATCAACTTCGACCGTCGCGAGGTGCACCTCGGCCCGCGCCGCATCGACCTGACGCCGCGAGAGTTCGACGTTCTCAGCCACCTCTCGCAGAATGCCAACAAGGTGGTCACCCGCGAGAGCCTGCTCGACAAGGTGTGGGGATACGACTACTACGGCGAGGACCGCATCGTCAACGTGACCATCGCGCGGCTGCGAGAGAAGATCGAGACCGATGCCGCCCATCCTCGCTACGTCACGACCGTGCGCGGCGCCGGTTACCTGTTCCAGAAACCGGACGACACGCCGAGATCGTGA
- a CDS encoding HAMP domain-containing protein, giving the protein MFRKLAWQLTTSYILVILCSLGILGFYMLSELEDGFTHELSTSVRQQAMLVAGTWSSYLEEGPVSEREKRRLWQLSQRLSWQNGSRIYVLNHVGKLIVEAGGSAPAELGTRETVQLAFAGQEQTVVEVDTSDPGVNLVSLAYPILVRTPATTNQPARESVQGVVYASRPTTFIRSTLRNLQKLFLFGTVISLVISGLLSLFMSSYITRPLRLLSRAADRLAQGDLDIQVPASRANEVGELAERFNFMARQLSRSTGLLLEEKNKLAAVLAHMADGVLMLDTRGQVLVMNPSAVDMLGSAGGRIDASDHPLRGGLDKALQTNEEISEDIALDGGRVARAVYSPVGSESGAVVGYVVIMHDITELRRLAELKSEFVSDVSHELKTPLASIKGLAEVLLDGALQEKDAPRFLVSIGREVDRMARLVKDLLNLSKIESGVVKMEARPFDLRALVEEVIDGLRGRAKSHRVTIDLTVEGLVWANGDRDRVEQVVVNLLDNALRYSPTDSRIEVVVGHDDETCRVEVADAGIGIPTRDLERIFQRFYRVDKARSREKGGTGLGLSIARQIVERLGGRIWASSEGEGRGSRFTFTLPAASREAITEAREPGSTP; this is encoded by the coding sequence GTGTTCCGCAAGCTCGCCTGGCAGCTCACCACCTCGTACATCCTCGTCATTCTCTGCTCGCTCGGCATTCTCGGCTTCTACATGCTCAGCGAGCTCGAAGACGGCTTCACCCACGAGCTCTCGACGAGCGTGCGCCAGCAGGCCATGCTCGTCGCCGGAACGTGGTCGAGCTATCTCGAGGAAGGCCCGGTGAGCGAACGCGAGAAGCGTCGTCTGTGGCAGCTGTCGCAGCGTCTGTCGTGGCAGAACGGCAGTCGCATCTACGTGCTCAACCATGTGGGAAAGCTCATCGTCGAGGCGGGAGGCAGCGCCCCCGCCGAGCTGGGGACGCGAGAGACCGTGCAGCTCGCCTTTGCAGGTCAGGAACAGACCGTGGTCGAGGTCGACACCAGCGACCCGGGCGTGAACCTCGTGTCGCTGGCCTATCCCATTCTCGTGCGCACCCCCGCCACCACAAACCAGCCCGCCCGCGAGTCGGTACAGGGCGTGGTGTACGCCAGCCGCCCCACCACGTTCATTCGCTCGACCCTGCGCAACCTGCAGAAGCTGTTCTTGTTCGGAACCGTGATCTCGCTGGTCATCAGCGGGCTGCTCTCGCTCTTCATGTCTTCGTACATCACCCGTCCGCTACGATTGCTCTCGCGCGCGGCTGACCGTCTGGCCCAGGGCGATCTCGACATCCAGGTGCCGGCCTCGCGCGCCAACGAGGTGGGAGAGCTGGCCGAGCGCTTCAACTTCATGGCGCGCCAGCTCAGCCGCTCGACCGGGCTGCTGCTCGAAGAGAAGAACAAGCTGGCGGCGGTTCTGGCCCACATGGCCGATGGGGTGCTGATGCTCGACACCCGGGGCCAGGTGCTCGTCATGAACCCATCCGCCGTCGACATGCTCGGCAGCGCGGGAGGGCGCATCGATGCCTCCGACCATCCGCTGCGCGGGGGGCTCGACAAGGCCTTGCAGACGAATGAGGAGATCAGCGAGGACATCGCGCTCGACGGCGGGCGCGTAGCCCGTGCGGTCTACTCCCCCGTGGGCTCGGAGAGCGGCGCGGTGGTGGGCTACGTGGTGATCATGCACGACATCACCGAGCTTCGGCGACTCGCCGAGCTGAAGTCGGAGTTCGTCTCCGACGTGTCGCACGAGCTCAAGACGCCCCTGGCCTCGATCAAGGGGCTGGCCGAGGTGCTGCTCGACGGCGCGCTGCAAGAGAAAGACGCGCCGCGCTTCCTGGTGTCTATCGGGCGCGAGGTCGATCGCATGGCCAGGCTGGTGAAAGACCTCTTGAACCTCTCGAAGATCGAATCGGGCGTCGTGAAGATGGAAGCGCGCCCGTTCGACCTGCGCGCACTGGTCGAGGAGGTCATCGACGGTCTCAGGGGCCGCGCGAAGAGCCACCGCGTGACCATCGACCTCACGGTCGAGGGCCTGGTATGGGCCAACGGCGACCGGGATCGGGTCGAACAGGTGGTGGTCAACCTGCTCGACAACGCCCTTCGCTACTCTCCCACCGATTCCCGGATCGAGGTCGTGGTAGGCCACGACGATGAGACCTGCCGGGTCGAGGTGGCCGATGCCGGCATCGGCATTCCCACCCGCGATCTCGAGCGCATCTTCCAGCGGTTCTACCGCGTCGACAAGGCGCGCTCGCGAGAGAAGGGCGGCACCGGCTTGGGGCTCTCCATCGCCCGCCAGATCGTCGAGCGCCTGGGCGGGCGCATCTGGGCGTCGAGCGAGGGAGAGGGGCGAGGCAGTCGCTTCACTTTCACGCTACCCGCGGCCTCGCGTGAAGCGATCACAGAGGCAAGAGAGCCGGGCTCCACCCCATGA